The sequence cattGCATctttattaagtaataattataaattgtaaacttcaaacaaATAATTGCGATTGTTGTATTGTGATTGGCTAAAACTATGGTAAATAATTaatcacaaaataatatatttataatcaaaatttaagatgtttttttatatgcgtaaatgttttaaaacaataacattttaaaacggatataatataatttattattatatgtaaaaaattctaaaacttgatttattttgaagcggatgttgtattcatttttatttagagAATGCTTACTTCGTTTCATTTTAGTTGTCGTTTTAAGTttatgcacatagattaagaaaatatttatttttcataattacaaaataaaaacactattacctatacacctaaccatatttcaactaactaaaaaataaaCAGTAAAATATTCCTcataaattttgcattaaaattataaatgacattaattttgaaacaaaaattttactttACAACGACAATTAAATTGAAATAGAGGGAATATTAGTTTCCATAATGATTTAGCTGACGTGCATTAATGTTAAATATTCTGTGAACACGAGCCAACTTTCAATACTTCttctattttgtaatattttcggTAATATTTAACGTTTAAAAGTTTTTGGTATCAATTTATTTGACATTTACAGAATTCCAAgcaaataatgataaaatatgacTTTTTTATCTTTACAATTGATAATGATACAAATTCAATTTTAACACTAAACAGTAATTGAGAAGGTTAAAATAGAAATTGCatcatttttcttaatttatgtgCAAATTTGTGTATAATAACGAAGGGAGCGAGTAATAAAATAGCAATCTgaccagtgtttttaaaactagACCGATCCAATGGTTAGATTGGATTCAACCATGAACCAGGTATATAACCGAGTTGGATCTAATAATTGGTTCAACCATGAACCGATCATGTAATCGGATTGAATTTTAaagttattaaattattaaaactatcaaaaatctataaatcatcTATATGAacataaaactaatttatatttataatgttttatgtttaaaagttatttatattttaattatgtatcatatttactaacattactttttaatttatatgctAAAAGTATATTAAACTAGATTATTGAACCATGTTTGATCCGTTTAAACTATATTGAACCGTGACCTAAAAAAATTTCTGGTTTATCTTcgggtccggttttaaaaacactgaatCTAACGGAGCAAAAAAATGGCTCTTCATTAGGAGAAGTACGCACCCCTTATCGCTAATCAATTAATTAGGAAACTAATTACAAATATTGGAGTCGTACTTAATTACTCAAATAGTGAGTGATTCTTGGCATTGTGTTTCCTAACCAAATCTTTCCCATTCCTCGTAAGCTGCCACGTTGAGACAAGATGGTGCATCATTCCTTCCTGgattatatatacatagattaaaaaaattaataataataaactctttttttgtaacattttattaataaactatGTTCACTTTTTTAGCATATTTGTTGACATAGTTCACTTCGAAGGTTCTTTATCCACGTTCAGTTTGAGCACTTTTGTTGACGTCACAGTGTACGtttgatttaataaattaaGACTTACATGAAAACTGAATtgactatatattattttgtaaaattggCTCCAAACTGGAGGATTAGTTTTGAAATgtacattttttgtttaactaAATCAAAAGACGCATGAAACAATGCATTAACGTTACCATGTCAGAGAGAATTGAATACACAATAAAAGTTAGTGCGGGGTAAATTCGGGTGTAGGAATTAAGATCATTACAAATTTACAACACAAATCGAGgattcaaaccagaatgaaaATTTTGATAGTTCGGATCAAAGTTGAGCATCGAACTCAGATCCATTTGTAATAAATGATTTAATCAAATTTAGGCAGTCAAATTagaattaaatttttgaatagACTGGATTTTGTTTTAGACTGGAAAATTATTTAGAAAGTAATCAACcattttgatcacaaaaatcaaataaatttagatAGATGTAGTTAATACCAGATCACATAGAGTAAACGAAAACAGTAAACACAATTTGAAGTTATAAAGTCGTTATACTAAAATTCACGTGCCccatttctttttaaaaattctcGTTTTACTTCGCTTAGCTCCATTTTTTCttatatcaaatgatatatACCAAATGAATCTTTCGAAATTATTGTTTATCGAATACATGAAACCTTTTCAAGTGTCTTAAGTGAGTTTACTTTGGTTGTTTTGTAGAGACAGTGCCCTTTGAATGCTTAAAAAGGGGATATTCCTACAAATTATTTTACTGTTATTAGTGGATACGAATCTCTATTTCGTATTATGTTAATCGAATGTAGCCAGAGCAAATAACAGATGTTTATCTTTccagttaaagaaaaaaaaattatcaactAATCCTAAAAAAAGTCATGAAACAAAGCAGGCTTTCTATCACTCCAAAGACCTCACTTGACTCATTCCTCCCTAATAATCAACCTTCCCAACCTCCACGTCTTTGTCGTCGCCGCCTCTTCCACCATCCACCGCTGTGAGCTCCCTAGCCCTTGCCGCCTCCACCTCCCAATTAGTCCTACACGTCGCCACCATCATACCACTCACACACACTATCTGCGCCGCGAGCATTCCAAGCCAAAGTCCCTtgaatccaaacccaaaccaaaacgTCATAACCATTCCCATTGGCATCCCAACCACATAAAACGCCGCCATGTTAATGTTGGCTCCGATCCTCGGCCTCGCTGACCCTCTTAGAACGCCGCACCCCGTCGTCTGAGGGCAGTTTCCAAGCTCGCAAAGGCCAACAATTGGTAGAACCATTAAAGTTAACTTAATGATTTCCTCATCATCAGTGAAAAGCCTAGCCCACATGTTTCTGACTGACACGGTGAACGCGAAAGCCGTAAACCCTAGAGCGATACTGAGACCGAGCCCAACAATGGCTGCTCTTCTCGCTCTCTGTGGCTGGTTCGAACCCAGCTCGTTTCCCACACGAGTGGAGACTCCAAAGCTCAACGAGTTAGGGAAAATGTAAACAAGAGAAGTTATTTGAATGAGAATTCCCATTGAAGCAATGGTTGctttagggtttacaagtaacCCACAAAGCACGATCATGATCTCATAGCACCACCACTCGAGACAAACCGATACACAACTCGGTATGGCCAGACCGAGAAGTTTCTTCCATTCTCTCACACTATCTCCACACGACTCCTCTGAAACCTCACCTTCCTCATCTTTACTTAGCTTGTCTTCCAAGAAAGCGATATAGATGAAGAGAAAGACGACAAGGTTGATGTTTGAGACAACCCCACTTAAGGCGATACCTTTAATACCCAAACCGAGATAGGACACGAGTAGGAACGTGATGGGCAAGTGGAGAACACTCGCGACCGCCGTGCagattgatagaggaagagtctTTGACTGTGTCCTGAGATAAACTCTTAATGGGTGTAAGAAAGATTGAGCGATGAGATCAGGGACAGAGTAAAGCAGGAAGGTGTGAGCTTCGGACACAAGCTCCTCGTCCTGTTTCAACTTTTTCAAGACCTTGTCGATGTTGATCCAGAGAAGGAAAACTGGGAGAGATGTGAAGAGGAGGAGAGCGATTCCTCGCTTGATCGTAGCCATGACGAGGTTATAACGTTTTGCGCCGAAGGCTTGGGAGCAGATTGATTCAACTCCCATGGTTAAACCGGAGAAGAAAGAGTAACCGGTTATGTTGGCGAATGCGAGGGCTAGGGAGCCGCCGGCGAGTGTGTGGTCACCGAGGCCGCCGAGGAAAAATAGAGAGACGAAAGAGCGAAAGTAAAGGAGGAGACCTGTGAAGACCAGTGGGAGAGAGATTCTTGCTATTAAGATTGCTTCATTTGCGAAGAGGGAAAGGGGAGTAGTGTAATTTGGAAGTACATGCAGTTTCTCCTGATGAGATATTTTTGGGAGTAAAGGTATTGTAACTTCATTTCTGACACGATTTAGTTGACACATTCTGTTTtgtctatattttattaatgtctgtgagagagaagaaaatatagagaGATAAAGTAAGAGAGAAAATTTTATTCAggtgtgaggatggttggttagGGGCATTGGGTTTATATAGGGAGAGGTGGTGGTCAGTGAAAGAACCTATTCGATAGAAACTTCTCCTTCTCTGTTTTTGCAATCAATTcatgtttataatattattatgtttgtttta is a genomic window of Brassica napus cultivar Da-Ae chromosome A2, Da-Ae, whole genome shotgun sequence containing:
- the LOC106414652 gene encoding protein DETOXIFICATION 50-like; amino-acid sequence: MCQLNRVRNEVTIPLLPKISHQEKLHVLPNYTTPLSLFANEAILIARISLPLVFTGLLLYFRSFVSLFFLGGLGDHTLAGGSLALAFANITGYSFFSGLTMGVESICSQAFGAKRYNLVMATIKRGIALLLFTSLPVFLLWINIDKVLKKLKQDEELVSEAHTFLLYSVPDLIAQSFLHPLRVYLRTQSKTLPLSICTAVASVLHLPITFLLVSYLGLGIKGIALSGVVSNINLVVFLFIYIAFLEDKLSKDEEGEVSEESCGDSVREWKKLLGLAIPSCVSVCLEWWCYEIMIVLCGLLVNPKATIASMGILIQITSLVYIFPNSLSFGVSTRVGNELGSNQPQRARRAAIVGLGLSIALGFTAFAFTVSVRNMWARLFTDDEEIIKLTLMVLPIVGLCELGNCPQTTGCGVLRGSARPRIGANINMAAFYVVGMPMGMVMTFWFGFGFKGLWLGMLAAQIVCVSGMMVATCRTNWEVEAARARELTAVDGGRGGDDKDVEVGKVDY